One window of the Actinomyces wuliandei genome contains the following:
- a CDS encoding phytoene desaturase family protein yields the protein MRQAVVVGSGPNGLAAAVTLAEAGLSVRVVEAGDRIGGGVGSEELTLPGLVHDTCSAFHPFGPVSPFMSRFNLAAEGLRWRWAPYELAHPLPDGRGAVLHRSVAGTAAGLGRDGVAWARLLGPLAGHFDALSAEILQPVAHLPAHPLVLARYGASAALPAVVLARVWRGEAARALFAGAAAHALRPLGAAFSSAIGLALLAAAHGSGWPVAEGGSGAIRDAVLRRARRAGVEIETGRRIRSRREVGPGSLLMLDTTPAAAAQILGDALPGHVARAYRAYRHGPGVAKVDMAVAEGVPWRHLPSRQAGTVHLGGTLAQVAAAEREVWRGRMPQRPFILVGQQYLADPGRARGGVYPLYAYAHVPAGWPGDVTRLVMGEIERYAPGFRERVLASASLSALDLQAANANYVDGDVIAGASTARQLVARPRPAANPYATGVPGAYLCSAATPPGAGAHGMCGYLAARAALTEMGMGERR from the coding sequence ATGAGGCAGGCAGTTGTCGTGGGCAGCGGCCCCAACGGGCTGGCTGCCGCTGTGACGCTGGCCGAGGCTGGCCTGTCCGTGCGCGTGGTTGAGGCGGGTGACAGGATCGGTGGCGGTGTCGGCTCAGAGGAGCTGACGCTGCCCGGGCTGGTCCATGACACGTGCTCGGCGTTCCACCCCTTTGGCCCAGTCTCTCCCTTCATGAGCCGCTTCAACCTGGCGGCGGAGGGACTGCGGTGGCGCTGGGCACCCTACGAGCTGGCCCACCCGCTGCCCGACGGGCGTGGGGCCGTCCTGCACCGCAGCGTTGCGGGCACGGCGGCTGGCCTGGGCAGGGACGGGGTGGCCTGGGCCAGGCTGCTCGGTCCGCTGGCCGGTCACTTTGACGCGCTGTCGGCGGAGATCCTCCAGCCCGTGGCACACCTCCCGGCCCACCCGCTGGTCCTGGCCCGGTACGGTGCTTCTGCTGCGCTGCCCGCAGTGGTGCTGGCGCGGGTGTGGAGGGGCGAGGCGGCCCGCGCCTTGTTCGCCGGTGCCGCTGCGCACGCCCTGCGCCCGCTGGGGGCGGCCTTCTCCTCGGCCATCGGGCTGGCGTTGCTGGCGGCGGCCCATGGCAGTGGGTGGCCGGTGGCCGAAGGAGGTTCCGGCGCGATCAGGGACGCGGTGCTGCGCCGGGCGCGGCGTGCGGGGGTCGAGATCGAGACCGGGCGGCGTATCAGGTCACGCAGGGAGGTGGGGCCGGGCAGCCTGCTCATGCTGGACACCACCCCCGCCGCAGCCGCCCAGATCCTTGGTGACGCCCTGCCGGGGCACGTGGCGCGGGCCTACCGGGCCTACCGGCACGGGCCGGGGGTGGCCAAGGTGGACATGGCTGTGGCCGAAGGGGTGCCCTGGCGGCACCTGCCTTCCCGGCAGGCGGGCACGGTCCACCTCGGGGGGACCCTGGCTCAGGTTGCTGCCGCTGAGCGGGAGGTCTGGCGCGGGCGGATGCCGCAGCGCCCCTTCATCCTGGTGGGCCAGCAGTACCTGGCCGACCCGGGCCGGGCCCGCGGGGGCGTGTACCCCCTCTACGCCTACGCCCACGTCCCGGCAGGCTGGCCCGGTGACGTCACACGGCTGGTCATGGGCGAGATCGAGCGCTACGCCCCGGGCTTCCGCGAGCGTGTCCTGGCCTCCGCCTCCCTCTCGGCCCTCGACCTCCAGGCGGCCAACGCCAACTACGTCGACGGGGACGTCATCGCGGGCGCCAGCACGGCCCGCCAGCTGGTGGCGCGGCCGCGCCCTGCCGCCAACCCGTACGCCACCGGTGTGCCCGGGGCCTACCTGTGCTCGGCTGCCACCCCGCCGGGTGCTGGCGCGCACGGCATGTGCGGCTACCTGGCCGCGCGGGCCGCTCTCACGGAGATGGGGATGGGGGAAAGGCGATGA
- a CDS encoding response regulator, with the protein MSQIRVLLADDHTAMRRGFALMLQAEPDIVVVGEAADGAAAVRQARALSPDVVLMDVQMPGVDGIKATEQVTGAGLAQVIILTAFDDDEALFSGLSAGAAGYLLKTADPDEIAEAIRQVHRGHGQLAPEVTRRVLARLPHQGRGAAPSADLDSLTPREREVLRLVAQGRTNQEIAEELIVGVTTVKSYLSACLAKLHARDRVQLVVLAYELGLVRPGEGGSPS; encoded by the coding sequence ATGAGCCAGATCCGGGTGCTCCTGGCCGATGACCACACCGCCATGCGCCGAGGCTTCGCGCTCATGCTCCAGGCCGAGCCCGACATCGTGGTGGTGGGAGAGGCCGCTGACGGTGCAGCCGCAGTGCGCCAGGCCCGCGCGCTGAGCCCCGACGTCGTCCTCATGGACGTGCAGATGCCCGGCGTGGACGGCATCAAGGCCACCGAGCAGGTGACCGGGGCAGGACTCGCCCAGGTCATCATCCTCACGGCCTTTGACGACGACGAGGCCCTGTTTTCCGGGCTGTCGGCCGGGGCTGCGGGCTACCTGCTCAAGACCGCCGACCCGGACGAGATCGCCGAGGCCATCCGCCAGGTCCACCGGGGCCACGGCCAGCTGGCGCCGGAGGTGACCAGGCGGGTGCTGGCCCGCCTGCCGCACCAGGGGCGGGGCGCGGCGCCGTCCGCCGATCTCGACTCCCTGACCCCGCGGGAGCGGGAGGTGCTGCGCCTGGTGGCCCAGGGGCGCACCAACCAGGAGATCGCCGAGGAGCTGATCGTGGGTGTCACGACGGTCAAGAGCTACCTGTCGGCGTGCCTGGCCAAGCTGCACGCCCGCGACCGCGTCCAGCTGGTGGTCCTGGCCTACGAGCTCGGGCTCGTGCGGCCTGGCGAAGGCGGTTCCCCGTCCTGA
- a CDS encoding sensor histidine kinase, translating into MTWLAGPGGQGAQDGHASGVHRAGRVGPGGQAGRVGLAGPGGQGTAAAPTRRDRPRALPHDWWRRDLAVALLALVLCGVETEAVRSLGVLERGGTVVAAYGFAGGLALLCVWRRRFPLSVAACVFLLFLVVNLTEPDVLNLLGNKAVLALVLFSTAAWAWPRRRARTVLAALVAGLLLLGAVLTVRGAVASGLWSQPTLHLLPPGLALLIDNLLLNALWCGLPVLAGTIAWHLVQERMLVEEQAALIDAQAEERRADAVADERLWIARDLHEVASRDVAAVGVSAAALRRNLTSPPPEVAQGLQDMEAMSREAVRALRLVVGSLRQDDGGGLPPGLDSLPGLVEELGRRGLRVRYSQVECCSGMTGRVPAAVGLSLYRVAQGSLSSVLASSTADEASLVLRVLHQGAGHAAEVEVVDRGRRRETASGDRRGLLGVSERLAAHGGTAEIGPRLAGGYGVRVRLPFRPVEELG; encoded by the coding sequence ATGACCTGGCTGGCTGGTCCGGGCGGCCAGGGCGCCCAGGACGGTCACGCGAGCGGTGTGCACCGGGCAGGGCGCGTCGGCCCGGGCGGTCAGGCTGGCCGGGTCGGGCTGGCTGGTCCGGGCGGCCAGGGCACCGCTGCCGCCCCGACCCGCAGGGACCGCCCAAGGGCACTGCCCCACGACTGGTGGCGGCGCGACCTTGCGGTCGCCCTCCTCGCCCTCGTGCTGTGCGGGGTGGAGACCGAGGCCGTGCGCAGCCTCGGCGTGCTTGAGCGCGGCGGCACGGTTGTGGCGGCCTACGGCTTCGCGGGCGGGCTGGCCCTGCTGTGCGTGTGGCGGCGGCGGTTCCCCCTGAGCGTGGCCGCCTGCGTGTTCCTCCTGTTCCTGGTCGTCAACCTGACTGAGCCCGACGTGCTCAACCTGCTGGGCAACAAGGCGGTCCTCGCCCTGGTGCTGTTCAGTACCGCAGCCTGGGCCTGGCCGCGTCGCCGGGCGAGGACCGTGCTGGCCGCCCTGGTGGCAGGCCTCCTCCTTCTGGGTGCGGTGCTCACGGTGAGGGGTGCGGTGGCCAGCGGCCTGTGGTCGCAGCCGACGCTCCACCTGCTGCCCCCCGGCCTGGCCCTGCTTATCGACAACCTGCTGCTCAACGCGCTGTGGTGCGGGCTGCCGGTGCTGGCGGGCACCATCGCGTGGCATCTGGTCCAGGAGCGGATGCTGGTGGAGGAGCAGGCCGCTCTCATTGACGCCCAGGCTGAGGAGCGCCGGGCCGACGCGGTCGCTGACGAGCGGCTGTGGATCGCCCGCGACCTGCACGAGGTCGCGTCACGCGACGTGGCAGCCGTTGGTGTGTCGGCGGCGGCGCTGCGGCGCAACCTCACCAGCCCTCCCCCGGAGGTGGCCCAGGGGCTGCAGGACATGGAGGCGATGTCGCGCGAGGCGGTGCGTGCCCTGCGCCTGGTCGTGGGGTCGCTGCGCCAGGATGACGGGGGCGGCCTGCCCCCGGGCCTGGACAGCCTCCCGGGGCTGGTTGAGGAGCTGGGCCGCCGTGGCCTGAGAGTGCGCTACTCGCAGGTGGAGTGCTGTTCCGGGATGACCGGCAGGGTCCCCGCAGCGGTGGGCCTGTCACTGTACCGGGTGGCGCAGGGGTCCTTGTCCAGCGTGCTGGCCTCCTCTACCGCGGATGAGGCCTCCCTGGTGCTGCGGGTGCTGCACCAGGGCGCGGGCCACGCCGCCGAGGTCGAGGTGGTGGACCGGGGACGCAGGCGGGAGACCGCCTCCGGTGATCGGCGCGGCCTGCTCGGTGTCTCGGAGCGTCTCGCCGCCCACGGCGGCACGGCTGAGATCGGCCCCCGCCTGGCTGGCGGGTACGGTGTGCGGGTGAGACTGCCCTTCCGTCCGGTGGAGGAGCTGGGATGA
- a CDS encoding DUF5819 family protein, whose translation MKALLRRLLPAVFAVWLVVTALSQHPDRSFDRVRQVDRTGTGLLIPNWRFFAPNPAVHDQHFLYRLANEDRSDHTPWMSVYEAEPRRWWHAFWFPARRMEKSIFDAASTILNNQAASVPTEKEAVESAKRLVTSFVRARVTPREGYPYFQVLLVRYSGYDHSENPLYDMVFDYEPVEAS comes from the coding sequence ATGAAAGCCTTGCTGCGCCGCTTACTACCGGCAGTGTTTGCCGTGTGGCTGGTGGTCACGGCCCTGTCCCAGCACCCTGACCGCAGCTTTGACCGGGTACGCCAGGTGGACCGCACCGGCACGGGGTTGCTCATCCCCAACTGGCGCTTCTTCGCCCCTAACCCGGCAGTCCACGACCAGCACTTCCTGTACCGCCTCGCTAACGAGGACCGATCGGACCACACCCCGTGGATGTCAGTCTACGAGGCTGAGCCCAGACGGTGGTGGCACGCGTTCTGGTTCCCGGCCCGGCGTATGGAGAAGAGCATCTTCGACGCCGCCTCCACCATCCTGAACAACCAGGCCGCCTCTGTCCCTACGGAGAAGGAGGCGGTGGAGTCGGCCAAGAGGCTGGTCACCAGCTTTGTGCGCGCCAGGGTCACACCACGCGAGGGATACCCCTACTTCCAGGTGCTCCTGGTGCGGTACTCAGGATACGACCACTCGGAGAATCCGCTGTACGACATGGTGTTCGACTACGAGCCGGTGGAGGCCTCATGA
- a CDS encoding ABC transporter ATP-binding protein, with translation MLEVRHLVRRFGAVTAVEDMSLSVRRGEVVGFVGANGSGKTTTMRMIMGVLAPHGGEVLWDSRPVDAAVRRRLGYLPEERGLYPKQAVADQLVYLGRLAGSSRSQARQTAARLLEELGIEEYARSALESLSLGNQQRVQVAAASMNRPVALVLDEPFSGLDPQAVDQMAEMLRRDADRGVPVLFSSHQLDLVERLCDRVVVVDKGRVVAEGTPGQLRGEQDPVVLIRLGDDAGWLRDEPGLEVRDIEGGKAVVRLGSWTTTDLLRAALRRGGVHELRPWQPSLAEIFREVVSDANGTEDV, from the coding sequence ATGCTGGAGGTTCGGCACCTGGTGCGGCGCTTCGGGGCCGTGACGGCGGTGGAGGACATGAGCCTCAGTGTGCGTCGTGGCGAGGTCGTCGGCTTCGTGGGGGCCAACGGGTCGGGCAAGACCACGACGATGCGCATGATTATGGGCGTCCTGGCCCCGCACGGAGGGGAGGTCCTGTGGGACTCCCGCCCCGTGGACGCCGCCGTGCGCCGCCGCCTGGGCTACCTGCCCGAGGAGCGCGGCCTCTACCCCAAGCAGGCGGTGGCCGACCAGCTGGTCTACCTGGGCAGGCTTGCGGGCAGCAGCCGGTCCCAGGCCCGCCAGACCGCCGCACGGCTGCTGGAGGAGCTCGGTATCGAGGAGTACGCCAGGTCTGCCCTGGAGTCCCTCTCCCTGGGCAACCAGCAGCGGGTCCAGGTGGCGGCAGCCTCCATGAACCGGCCCGTGGCGCTCGTGCTTGACGAGCCGTTCTCAGGGCTGGACCCGCAGGCCGTTGACCAGATGGCGGAGATGCTCCGCAGGGACGCCGACCGTGGGGTCCCCGTCCTGTTCTCCTCCCACCAGCTGGACCTGGTGGAGCGCCTGTGTGACCGGGTCGTCGTCGTGGACAAGGGGCGGGTTGTTGCTGAGGGGACCCCCGGGCAGCTGCGCGGCGAGCAGGACCCTGTTGTCCTCATCAGGCTTGGGGACGACGCCGGGTGGCTGCGCGACGAGCCTGGTCTCGAGGTCCGCGACATTGAGGGAGGCAAGGCTGTGGTGCGCCTGGGCTCGTGGACCACGACGGACTTGCTGAGGGCGGCCCTCAGACGTGGTGGCGTCCACGAGCTGCGCCCGTGGCAGCCCAGCCTGGCAGAGATCTTCAGGGAGGTGGTCAGCGATGCCAACGGCACCGAGGACGTCTGA
- a CDS encoding anthranilate synthase component II, which produces MHVVLLDNRDSFVYNLVDQFASLGASIEVYRNTAPAPTVLDALAPADGESPRPVLCLSPGPGHPRTSGNLMELIGSALDRSIPTLGICLGFQAIVEACGGVIGRVGPVHGRSVRVELTEAGRIDPAFRALPDGRLDVARYHSLGTRTLPPALESLAVTGADDPVGPGVVMAARHRARPIVGLQFHSESVLTPQGPGILRALTTDLARAATA; this is translated from the coding sequence ATGCACGTGGTCCTGCTCGACAACCGCGACTCCTTCGTCTACAACCTGGTGGACCAGTTCGCCTCCCTGGGGGCGAGCATTGAGGTTTACCGCAACACTGCGCCAGCGCCCACGGTGCTGGACGCGCTCGCACCCGCCGACGGTGAGTCGCCGCGTCCGGTGCTTTGCCTGTCCCCTGGCCCGGGCCACCCGCGCACCTCGGGCAACCTGATGGAGCTGATCGGCTCCGCCCTGGACCGCAGTATCCCCACGCTCGGAATCTGCCTCGGATTCCAAGCGATTGTTGAGGCCTGCGGCGGTGTTATCGGGCGAGTCGGCCCCGTGCACGGGCGCAGCGTGCGTGTGGAACTGACCGAGGCGGGGCGCATCGACCCGGCCTTCCGGGCGCTGCCCGACGGACGTCTGGACGTGGCCCGCTACCACTCCCTGGGCACCCGCACATTGCCGCCAGCGCTGGAGTCACTGGCGGTGACCGGTGCCGATGACCCGGTCGGTCCTGGCGTAGTCATGGCAGCCCGGCACCGCGCCCGGCCCATCGTCGGACTGCAGTTCCATTCCGAGTCCGTGCTGACACCGCAGGGTCCTGGAATCCTACGCGCGCTCACGACGGACCTCGCCCGGGCGGCCACCGCCTGA
- the trpD gene encoding anthranilate phosphoribosyltransferase gives MNPAPAENNAMNNAANEAVNNADAAYSAPAIADAEDAHRLLRGVIQGRRLTQEETGVVFAALGAGDLSEAETAALLAALHARGETADEVAGAASAFRQAARPFPQVTFPLVDVVGTGGDGAGTLNISTAAGIVAASMGVSVAKHGNRAVSSRTGAADVVAALGLPVDLPPQEAVEVLARDHFTFLFAQAYHPAMRHVAPVRKALATPTIFNVLGPLLNPAHLTYQLMGVADPDILDMIAEAMVRLGRKRALVVHGAGTDEIAVHGPTLVREATPRGVTSYTVTPEDLGVPTYALHDVLGGDPQHNADLLREVFAGGGRAAHRDAIAVNAGALLYLAGPADNLADGTRMALDQLASGRVASHLEAMAKASATASTPTPPTTSAAASTQTADQGQDGEAQ, from the coding sequence ATGAACCCCGCACCCGCCGAGAACAACGCGATGAATAACGCCGCGAATGAAGCCGTGAATAATGCCGACGCCGCATACTCCGCGCCCGCCATCGCTGACGCCGAGGACGCGCACCGTCTGCTGCGCGGGGTCATCCAGGGCAGGCGCCTGACCCAGGAGGAGACCGGCGTCGTCTTCGCCGCACTGGGCGCCGGGGACCTGTCCGAGGCCGAGACCGCCGCCCTGCTGGCCGCCCTGCACGCCCGGGGCGAGACCGCCGACGAGGTCGCCGGGGCCGCCAGCGCCTTCCGGCAGGCCGCCCGGCCCTTCCCCCAGGTCACCTTCCCGCTCGTCGACGTCGTGGGCACCGGGGGCGACGGGGCGGGGACCCTCAACATCTCCACCGCAGCGGGGATCGTGGCCGCCTCCATGGGGGTCTCGGTAGCCAAGCACGGCAACCGGGCCGTGTCCTCGCGCACCGGTGCGGCCGACGTCGTGGCCGCCCTGGGCCTGCCCGTGGACCTCCCCCCGCAGGAGGCGGTGGAGGTCCTGGCCCGCGACCACTTCACCTTCCTGTTCGCCCAGGCCTACCACCCGGCCATGCGCCACGTCGCGCCCGTACGCAAGGCCCTGGCCACGCCGACGATCTTCAACGTGCTGGGTCCCCTGCTCAACCCCGCCCACCTGACCTACCAGCTCATGGGAGTGGCCGACCCGGACATCCTTGACATGATCGCCGAGGCCATGGTCCGTCTGGGCCGCAAGCGCGCGCTGGTGGTCCACGGCGCGGGCACCGACGAGATCGCCGTCCACGGCCCCACCCTGGTGCGTGAGGCCACCCCGCGCGGCGTCACGTCCTACACGGTCACCCCGGAGGACCTGGGGGTGCCCACCTACGCCCTCCACGACGTGCTGGGCGGCGACCCGCAGCACAACGCCGACCTGCTGCGCGAGGTCTTCGCTGGCGGCGGCCGGGCGGCCCACCGCGACGCGATCGCCGTCAACGCCGGGGCGCTGCTCTACCTGGCAGGCCCGGCCGACAACCTGGCCGACGGCACCCGCATGGCCCTGGACCAGCTGGCCAGCGGCCGGGTGGCCAGCCACCTGGAGGCCATGGCCAAGGCCTCCGCGACCGCCTCAACCCCGACCCCACCCACGACCTCGGCCGCAGCCTCGACCCAGACCGCAGACCAGGGCCAGGACGGTGAGGCACAGTGA
- a CDS encoding ABC transporter permease produces the protein MPTAPRTSETAETTEQPGTTKRTTNQSGSHEQPAGAAARGAWLVVAGREISVQLRSRTFLVTVVTTALGLMITISVSGFIASLMSGSGGGPTRVAVTDEAGTRLVQRAQQLAEAADAGDTSRLEPREVADEAAARQEVLSGEAELAVVTGDGGEVILMVRSDPSSPQASLVAEAWAQLRLEDNASAQGVPVEALLEGTQVSEVVLAPGEPSPGTVRLTGWVLTGVFYLLAVMFGAQLAQVVLEEKQNRVVEIIASLIPVRALLYGKLAGSWVVSVVQMAAYACAALTGFWLRGSGVDLSRVSTVLVWFVVLLAAGLVGTNALWAVAGSMSTRSEDLAQTATPVTLLLMAVLPVGFLATGPAATVLSFVPLANVAAMPTRMLAGSVGWWEPVLSLVITLAVFTPLLVMLATAVYRRSLMQTQGRLTMRQALRLPAD, from the coding sequence ATGCCAACGGCACCGAGGACGTCTGAGACGGCTGAGACGACTGAGCAGCCGGGGACGACGAAGAGGACAACGAACCAGTCTGGCTCGCATGAGCAGCCAGCGGGGGCTGCTGCGCGCGGGGCCTGGCTGGTGGTGGCCGGGCGGGAGATCTCCGTCCAGCTGCGCAGCAGGACGTTCCTTGTCACCGTGGTGACGACGGCCCTGGGGCTGATGATCACCATCTCCGTGAGCGGATTTATTGCGAGTCTGATGAGCGGGTCCGGCGGTGGCCCCACGCGTGTGGCCGTCACCGACGAGGCGGGCACCCGCCTGGTCCAGCGTGCCCAGCAGCTGGCTGAGGCGGCAGATGCAGGGGACACGAGCCGCCTGGAGCCCCGCGAGGTGGCTGACGAGGCTGCTGCGCGCCAGGAGGTGCTCTCCGGCGAGGCCGAGCTAGCCGTGGTGACTGGCGATGGCGGCGAGGTCATACTCATGGTTCGCAGTGACCCGTCGTCGCCGCAGGCCAGCCTGGTGGCAGAGGCGTGGGCACAGCTCCGGCTGGAGGACAACGCCAGCGCCCAGGGCGTGCCGGTAGAGGCGCTGCTGGAGGGCACGCAGGTCAGCGAGGTGGTCCTGGCACCGGGAGAGCCCTCGCCAGGGACTGTCCGGCTCACCGGCTGGGTCCTGACCGGGGTGTTCTACCTGCTGGCGGTGATGTTTGGTGCTCAGCTGGCACAGGTGGTGCTGGAGGAGAAGCAGAACCGGGTGGTGGAGATCATTGCCTCCCTGATCCCGGTGCGCGCCCTGCTCTACGGCAAGCTGGCGGGCAGCTGGGTGGTCTCCGTGGTCCAGATGGCCGCCTACGCCTGTGCTGCTCTGACGGGCTTCTGGCTGCGAGGCTCCGGGGTGGACCTGTCACGGGTCAGTACGGTGCTGGTCTGGTTCGTGGTGCTGCTTGCGGCCGGTCTGGTGGGGACCAACGCCCTGTGGGCGGTGGCGGGGTCGATGTCCACCCGTAGTGAGGACCTTGCCCAGACGGCTACACCGGTCACGTTGCTGCTCATGGCGGTGCTCCCGGTCGGGTTCCTTGCCACGGGTCCGGCCGCGACGGTGCTCTCCTTTGTCCCGCTGGCCAACGTGGCCGCGATGCCCACAAGGATGCTGGCAGGCAGTGTCGGCTGGTGGGAGCCGGTCCTCTCCCTGGTGATCACGCTCGCTGTCTTCACCCCGCTGCTGGTCATGCTGGCCACGGCTGTCTACCGCCGCTCGCTCATGCAGACCCAGGGGCGCCTCACCATGCGCCAGGCGCTGCGTCTGCCTGCCGACTGA
- a CDS encoding class I SAM-dependent DNA methyltransferase produces the protein MTGAPQYDQVMADLYDPFISRASDPTELVSRCAPYVRGRNTLEIGIGTGRVALPLAEVAASYTGIDNSEPMLEHLLTKRLPESLLARLADVRLPLPFYSGEFEVAVSAMGSLSYVDSLEEYADCLRHVREVLVPGGTLIAENYSLSTYRALSEAGPSRFPVPDGQGWCEFQASWDGDLMETEARVHYPDGTDSLFRERVLVLGEGEFESLARQAGFDPVQAEYATHGAPFDWFALKRGTP, from the coding sequence ATGACAGGAGCGCCCCAGTACGACCAGGTCATGGCTGACCTGTATGATCCGTTCATCAGCCGGGCCAGTGACCCGACAGAGCTTGTGTCCAGGTGCGCTCCCTACGTTCGCGGACGCAATACCCTGGAAATCGGTATAGGGACCGGGCGGGTAGCGCTGCCGCTGGCTGAGGTGGCGGCCTCCTACACCGGTATCGACAACTCTGAGCCAATGCTGGAGCACCTGCTGACCAAGCGGCTGCCGGAGAGCCTGTTGGCCCGGCTGGCTGACGTCAGGCTGCCGCTCCCCTTCTATTCTGGGGAGTTTGAGGTAGCAGTCTCTGCGATGGGGTCACTCTCCTACGTGGACAGCCTTGAGGAGTACGCGGACTGCCTGCGGCACGTCAGAGAGGTGCTGGTCCCCGGAGGAACCCTGATCGCAGAGAACTACTCGCTGTCCACCTATCGCGCCCTCTCCGAGGCCGGACCATCGCGCTTCCCGGTGCCAGACGGCCAGGGGTGGTGCGAGTTCCAGGCATCGTGGGACGGGGACCTCATGGAGACCGAAGCCAGGGTTCATTACCCGGACGGCACGGACTCTCTCTTCCGAGAGAGGGTGCTGGTGCTGGGCGAGGGAGAGTTCGAGTCACTCGCACGGCAGGCAGGGTTTGACCCCGTGCAGGCAGAGTACGCCACGCATGGCGCACCCTTCGACTGGTTCGCTCTGAAAAGGGGCACGCCATGA
- a CDS encoding anthranilate synthase component 1, whose protein sequence is MTLPPPTVLTRATSYHRDAGLLLEHLAAASLVPTTAGADGTPRPCDIVLLETADVTTKASRTTVMVLEASARLTCTGSTVTVEALPPAGADGRAAVERVRTALGRYVVSEPAPGPTPQPALGPALQRTQQPTQASPSSGATPASSRAAEQVTLAFPDPPEDGSLEERERLTATSTVEPLRVLAATEVDHPHLPLEAGVLAFDYLATVETLPEVATGANTCPDYLFYDARIILVIDHPTRTATLVGASVDAPDLERRLEELAAAIDTATADTATDTAIDQAAALPRERPGHAAASKDSQGTEGSGDPAPQPPGPPAAPPQDPAPRAAVPATTLTAHPTVSDSDFEALVDQMQGHIAAGDVYQVVPSRGFTMPCPNALAAYHRLRGSNPSPYMFYLGTPDFELLGASPESALLHSARTGRVAIRPIAGTRPRGLAPDGSIDHERDTRLELELRTDAKEVAEHVMLVDLARNDVARVSVPGTRQIDDLMRVDRYSRVMHLVSEVSGQLAPDLDALDALRASMTMGTLTGAPKLRAAELIRTAEGVRRGSYGGSVGYLRGDGELDTCIVIRSAFVREGTALVQAGAGVVADSVPAAEAAETLHKARAVLEAVAAAQGAELVIDTDPDDTPVPAATAPEARH, encoded by the coding sequence ATGACGCTTCCCCCGCCCACCGTGCTGACACGGGCCACCAGCTACCACCGCGACGCGGGTCTGCTGCTGGAGCACCTGGCTGCGGCGAGCCTGGTCCCCACCACTGCGGGCGCCGACGGCACACCGCGCCCCTGCGACATCGTGCTGCTGGAGACGGCCGACGTCACCACCAAGGCCTCCCGCACCACCGTCATGGTCCTGGAGGCCTCTGCCCGGCTGACCTGCACCGGCTCTACCGTCACTGTCGAGGCCCTCCCCCCTGCCGGAGCCGACGGCCGCGCCGCCGTGGAGCGGGTGCGCACCGCCCTGGGCCGCTACGTCGTCAGCGAGCCCGCACCAGGCCCCACGCCACAACCCGCTCTAGGCCCCGCGCTACAGCGCACGCAGCAGCCCACGCAGGCCAGCCCCTCCTCCGGGGCCACACCGGCCAGCAGCCGGGCCGCCGAGCAGGTCACCCTGGCCTTCCCGGACCCGCCCGAGGACGGCAGCCTGGAGGAGCGCGAGCGGCTCACCGCCACCTCCACCGTCGAGCCCCTGCGTGTCCTGGCCGCCACCGAGGTGGACCACCCCCACCTGCCCCTGGAGGCGGGTGTGCTCGCCTTCGACTACCTGGCCACCGTCGAGACCCTGCCCGAGGTGGCCACGGGCGCCAACACCTGCCCCGACTACCTCTTCTACGACGCCCGCATCATCCTGGTCATCGACCACCCCACGCGCACAGCCACCCTGGTGGGGGCCTCCGTGGACGCCCCTGACCTGGAGCGGCGCCTGGAGGAGCTGGCTGCCGCCATCGACACCGCTACCGCCGACACCGCTACCGACACCGCCATCGACCAGGCGGCCGCCCTCCCCCGGGAGCGCCCCGGGCACGCCGCTGCCTCCAAGGACTCTCAGGGCACCGAGGGCTCCGGGGACCCGGCCCCGCAGCCGCCAGGGCCTCCAGCAGCCCCTCCGCAGGACCCGGCCCCCCGGGCAGCGGTGCCGGCCACCACCCTGACCGCCCATCCCACCGTCTCCGACAGCGACTTCGAGGCCCTGGTGGACCAGATGCAGGGCCACATCGCCGCCGGGGACGTCTACCAGGTGGTGCCCTCACGCGGCTTCACCATGCCGTGCCCGAACGCCCTGGCCGCCTACCACCGGCTGCGCGGCTCCAACCCGAGCCCCTACATGTTCTACCTGGGCACCCCTGACTTCGAGCTGCTGGGGGCCTCCCCGGAGTCCGCCCTGCTGCACTCAGCCAGGACCGGGCGGGTCGCCATCCGCCCCATCGCCGGCACCCGCCCACGCGGCCTGGCCCCCGACGGCAGCATCGACCACGAGCGCGACACCCGCCTGGAGCTGGAGCTGCGCACCGACGCCAAGGAGGTCGCCGAGCACGTCATGCTGGTGGACCTGGCCCGCAACGACGTCGCGCGGGTGAGCGTTCCCGGGACCCGCCAGATTGACGACCTCATGCGCGTGGACCGCTACTCCCGCGTCATGCACCTGGTCTCCGAGGTCAGCGGGCAGCTGGCCCCGGACCTGGACGCCCTGGACGCCCTGCGCGCCTCCATGACCATGGGCACCCTCACCGGCGCCCCCAAGCTGCGCGCCGCCGAGCTCATCCGCACCGCCGAGGGGGTGCGGCGCGGCAGCTACGGCGGCTCGGTCGGGTACCTGCGTGGCGACGGGGAGCTCGACACCTGCATCGTCATCCGCTCCGCCTTCGTGCGTGAGGGGACGGCGCTGGTGCAGGCCGGGGCGGGAGTCGTGGCCGACTCCGTGCCGGCCGCCGAGGCCGCTGAGACCCTCCACAAGGCCCGGGCGGTCCTGGAGGCTGTCGCTGCGGCCCAGGGGGCCGAGCTCGTCATCGACACCGACCCGGACGACACTCCGGTCCCCGCGGCCACCGCACCGGAAGCGAGGCACTGA